The DNA segment CATTCACCGATACCGGAAAATGCAATCTCAATATTCAGTGTGAAGGTGACAATGAACACCACAAGATCGAATCGATTTTCAAAGCTTTTGCCAAGGTGTTGCGCGATGCCGTGAAGCAGGATCAAAACAATTTTTCCATCCCAAGTACCAAAGGAATTTTATGATAGCGATCATTGATTATGGCGCGGGAAATGTAAAATCCGTGGAAAATGCCGTCAGAAGATTAGGATTCGAAACAATCACTACATCAGATTTTGAGGAAATAATAAATGCTGAAAAAGTGATTTTTCCTGGAGTTGGAGAAGCTTCCACGGCGATGAAATATTTAAAGCAGCGAAATTTAGATACTTTGATCCCAACATTGAAACAGCCTTTTTTAGGAATCTGTCTCGGACAGCAATTGTTGTGTGATTTTTCGGAAGAAGGAAATACACAATGTCTTGGAATATTTAATTTGAAGGTAAAAGAATTTCCAGCCACAGATATTGTTCCGCACATGGGTTGGAATAATTTACAAGAAATTAAAGGCGATCTTTTAGACGGAATTTCTGCAGGTGATAATTTCTATTTCGTCCATAGTTATTATTGTGAAGTCGGAGCAAATACGACGTCCGAATGTGATTATATTTTGTCGTTCTCTGCGACTTTGCAAAAAGATAATTTTTACGGTACGCAGTTTCATCCGGAAAAATCTGGAGATGTTGGCTCTAAAATCCTTGAAAATTTTCTAAAACTAAAATAACAAACTTTAACCACAAAAGGCACAAAAGTAAAAGTTGAAATTTGATCTCTTTAAAGTTGAAAAAAGGAATGTGTTTAGACCCATTCTTTGATGGACTTTTGAGTTTCTTTAGAGAGTGAAAATTTTTTTAAAACTATAATAATTTAACCACAAAAGTCACAAAAGTAAAAGTTGAAATTTGATCTCTTTAAAGTTGAAAAAAGGAATGTGTTTAGACCCATTCTTTGATGAACTTTTGAGTTTCTTTAGAGAGTGAAAATTTTTTTAAAATTATAATAATTTAACCACAAAAGTCACAAAAGTAAAAGTTGAAATTTGATCTCTTTAAAGTTGAAAAAAGGAATGTGTTTAGACCCATTCTTTGATGAACTTTTGAGTTTCTTTAAAGAGTAAAAAATCTTTTGTGACTCCTGCCTGTCGGCAGACAGGCTTGTGGTTTTAAAAATAATATAAAAATGAAAATAATCCCAGCCATAGACATCATCGACGGAAAATGCGTGCGACTCTCCAAAGGAGATTATGATACCAAGAAGATCTACCACGAAAATCCTTTGGATATTGCCAAAGAATACGAAGCCCACGGAATCCAATATCTCCATTTGGTGGATCTCGATGGTGCGAAAGCAAAAACCATTAAAAATTTAAAGACTTTAGAAATGCTCGCTTCTCAAACCAATCTAATTATTGATTTTGGAGGTGGAATAAAAACACGCGAAAGTTTAGAAAGTGCTTTCAATGCCGGAGCAAATCAAGTGACGATCGGAAGTATTGCGGTAGAAAACTCGCAATTGTGTGAAGAATGGATCACTGAATTTGGCGCTGAAAAATTAATTTTAGGTGCAGATTGTTTAGACCGAAAAATAAAAACTTCTGGTTGGTTGACCGATTCTGATCTGGATGTTTTGGACTTTATTCAATCTTACCAAAGTAAAGGAATTAAGGAAGTAATTTGCACTGATATTTCCAAAGACGGAATGCTCGAAGGACCTTCTTTTGAATTGTATCAGGAAATTTTGAAACAGTCAGAAATGGCTTTAATTGCAAGTGGCGGAATTTCTTCCGTGCAGGATTTGGAGGATTTAAAAAAGGTCGGCTGTTCCGGAGCGATTATCGGAAAAGCCATTTACGAAGGAAAAATAAGTTTAAAGGAACTTCAAAAATTTGATTAATGTTAAAGAAAAGAATTATTCCGTGTTTGGATATCAAAGACGGAAAAACGGTGAAAGGAATCCAGTTTGAAGATCTAAGGATTGCCGGAGATCCTGTGGAACTTGCCAAGAAATACCTCAAAGACGGAGCTGATGAATTGGTTTTCCTTGATATTACGGCAACTTTAGAAAACAGAAAAACGTTGATCGAGCTCGTTGAAAAACTGAGTTTAGAAATTAATATTCCTTTTACCATCGGTGGCGGAATTTCATCTGTTCAGGATGTAGAAGCTTTATTAAAGGCTGGCGCAGATAAAGTTTCAATTAACTCAGCGGCAGTTCGACGTCCGGAACTGGTTCGTGAAATTGCCCAACAATTCGGAAATCAATGTGTTGTTGTCGCTATCGACACAAAAAATGTCAACGGTGAAGATTACGTTTTCATTAATGGTGGAAAAATTCAAACGGAATTGAAAACTTTAGATTGGGTAAAAACGGTTAATGATTTAGGAGCTGGAGAAATATTACTGACTTCCATGGATTTTGACGGCACGAAAAACGGTTTCGATATCCGGATGTTACAAAATGTTTCCGAGGTTTGCCAACTTCCGATCATCGCTTCTGGTGGTGCGGGGAAAATGGAAGATTTCACTGAAGTTTTTACGGAAACAAAAGTAACCGGAGCTTTGGCTGCGAGTATTTTTCACTTCAATGAAATTAAAATAACGGACTTAAAAGAGAATTTAAAACAAAATAAAATATCCATAAGATGAAATCGCCATTAACAAGTTTACCAATAAACACGAATCAGTTTGATGAGATTGCGTAGAATATTTAAAAGATTAAAAAATTACAGATGAAATTAGATTTTGAAAAAGGAAATGGATTGGTTCCCGTAATTATCCAGGACGACCGCTCACAGCAGGTTTTAATGTTGGGTTACATGAACGAAGAAGCTTTGGAATTAACGCAAAAAGATGGACGTGTTCATTTCTTCAGCCGCACCAAAAACCGAATTTGGCTGAAAGGCGAAACCTCTGAAAATTACCTTTATGTAAAAAGAATTCAACAAGATTGTGATTGTGATGCTTTATTAATTCAGGTAAAACCGGCGGGCAATGTTTGTCACACTGGAACTTTTAGTTGTTTTGAAGAGAAAAAATCAAAAGGATTTTTATATGAACTGGAGGAAACCATTTCGGAACGAATCGATCAGAAAGTAGAGAAGTCTTACACTTACGATCTATATCAAAGAGGCATCAATAAAGTGGCGCAGAAAGTAGGAGAGGAGGCTGTAGAATTAGTCATCGAAGCCAAAGATAACAACGCCGATTTATTCAAAAATGAAGCGGCAGATTTACTCTATCACTTTTTAATCCTGTTGAAAGCAAAATCGTTCCAATTAAATGATATTGAGGCAATTTTAATGAAAAGAAGTGGAAAGTAATGATACCATTCTATAATTAAAAAAGCCTGAACACTGTTCAGGCTTTTTCTATGAATCGATTAGTTATTTTTTAATAATAAATTTCTTGGTAGTGCTCTGGCCATCTTCAACTACAGTCAATAAATAGACTCCAGTTTTTAATTTAGAAGTATTAATAGTCTGCTCATCTTTCGAGTTGATAAGCGTACGGCCGGACATATCTGTTACTGTAGAATTATAACCTTTACCATCAATTCCTATGTTGATAAAGTCATTCGCAGGATTCGGAAAAATACTAACGCGGTCTTTAAGTTCTTTTTTCACATCGGTTGTTCCAAGAACTGTTGTACTTGCTCCCGCAAAATGCTGCAAACCACCAATGGCTCCTTGTGCTACTTTTAAAAGATAAACTGGATCCATATTAACGACAGTATCCCCAGAAGTATGCGGTCTTGCACTTTCTATGGTTTCGTATAAACCAGTAAATATCTCTCCATTCTTATCAAAAGGTATATAATCAGTTCTTTCTCCATAGAATAAAGAAGCGGTAAGCGGAGAATACAGCTCCATACAAGTCTTCAATTGGTTTGAAACTACAACAGATGCTGCATTATTACTAGAAGGATAACCAGGGTACATGCCATTTGGACTGTACGGAGTATCATCGTAGTCCACTGTGATATTTGTATTATTTGCTCCAGCTTTTCCTCCTACTTGATCAATATTAAATACTAATTTTATATCCATTTTTGGGTTGGTAGCATTCACAACATTTGTCACATATGATTGACTACCTAGTAACCCTTGCTCTTCACCTGAGAAATTGATGAATTTAATGGAATATTCGGTTGGTACATTTTTTAAGATTCTCGCTGCTTCTAAAATGATAGAAACACCACTACCATTATCATTTGCGCCAACTCCTCCAACAGTATCGTAATGCCCACATATAATAATAAATGTGTTAGGATAAGTAGTACCCGTTTTGGTTACAATAATATTTTTAGTACTATTTCCATTATAAGTAAAATTTTGTGTTGTAATTTCCGAGGCGGTATATCCAAAACTACTGTATTCGCTTTGCAGCCATGCAGCAGCATTATTATTCGCTGTTGTTCCCGTTTTCTTAATACCGTAACTTGCAAAATTGCTAAGATGAGTATTAATATTAGCTTGAGTGACTAATTGTGCTCTTGTTTTGTACGCTTGTATAAAAGTCTGAGAATATCCTAGAGATGCTATTAATAACATAGGAATTAGTAAAGTACTTTTCATATTATGATTAATTTTTTACAAATATAAAGGAAAATCCTAAACAATGTTTAGGATTTTCAAATTGATAACAAAAAATTTTACATTTATTTTACTTGGTCAACAATCGCTTTGAACGCTTCAGGATGATTCATTGCTAAATCAGCTAAAACTTTTCTGTTCAATTCGATGTTGTTCGTTTTTAGAGCGCCCATAAACTGGGAGTAAGACATTCCATGTTCTCTTGCACCCGCGTTGATACGCATGATCCATAAAGATCTGAAACTTCTCTTTTTCTCTTTTCTACCGCGGTAAGCATATTGCATTGCTTTTTGTACGGCATTTTTTGCTACGGTCCAAACATTTTTTCTTCTACCGAAAAAACCTTTCGCTAGCTTAATTACTTTTTTTCTGCGAGCTCTGGAAGCTACTGCATTTACTGATCTTGGCATAATTAAATTTGTTTTTTTGAAAAGGGCGGTAAATTATTTCATTACACTTTTTTGCACCGTTTCAGGGTTAAATTTTCTGAATTTGTTAATTCTTATAAACCGGTTGATTTATAAAAACTATTTTAAAGCTAATTGACGTAAAACGCTCTTTTTGTCCACTTCTGCAACATAAGAAGTCTGCGTAAGATTTCTCTTTTGCTTCGTTTCTTTTTTGGTCAAGATGTGGCTTTTGAAAGCACCTTTTCTTTTAATCTTCCCCGTTCCGGTAAGCTTAAAACGCTTCTTAGCACCTGATTTAGTTTTTAATTTTGGCATTTTGCTTAATTTTATCTATTTGTTATCAATCTCTTTTTACGTCATGTGTACCCACTTTACAGCATTCTACACATTTTTCAGACTGCAAAAGTACGAAATTTCAATGAATTACAAAAACATATTACCACCGAATATCACTAAAGGTTCACACCTCTTATATTATTGCTCAATTTAGAATTTAGGCGAGCCCTTTTGTCTTTCATTAGTGCGCGATTCCGAATAATCGTGATCGCACAATCATTCACTTCTTTTGGTCGGGCTCTTCGCTCATACTTCTTAAGCCAGGCTTCCCACCATCTATTCTGGGGAAACCGCTGCGATTCCTTACGCGGGAAAGTTTTGGTAAACTGATAATTTGGTTAATGAAATAATCATTAGCAAGGTAACTGATTATTTATTGTAATTTTTCCACTGCGAAAACTCTCGGATTTTGAACCGAAAAAATTAACAATTTTATTTCTGATAATTTTCTTTATTCGATTTCTAACTGAGTTTCGCAGGATCCTACAAAACAGGTCTAATTCTAAAATATTTGTAAGAATGTAATTTTTCGCGTTTTTAAATTATTTTTGTGGAGAGATTAGCAAAAATCTGCTTTATAGAAAATGATTAAATCTACCTTCAAAAACCATGATCCCAAATAAAATAGAAATCATACCTTATTCCAAAGACCTAAAAGAAGCCATCAAAATACTCAATTACGGATGGCTTGAAAAATATTTTAGGGTGGAGCAAAGTGATATTCAGTCGCTCTCCAATCCAAAAGAAGACATCATCGATAAAGGAGGATTTATCTTTTATGCAAAACTCAATGATGAAATCGTTGGCACCGTTTCCCTTTTAAAGAAAACAGAAACCATTTTTGAATTAGGAAAAATGGCCGTCGCTGAAAAAGCTCAAGGTCACAAAATCGGAACACTTTTATTAGAACATTGCTTAGATTTTGTAGAACAAAAACATGTTAAAACTTAATTTTATACTCCAACACACAATTAGAATCTGCTCTTCATCTTTACCGCAAATACGGTTTCTCAGAAATTAAACTGGATCAAGGACTTTACGAAAGAGCAAACATTAAAATGGAGAAACATCTTTTCTAAGAGTTAAGATTATAATTGGTGCCGAATCTTTAATAAATAAATAGGATAACGCGTGAAATTAAATCTCTTATTTACTAAAAAGAAAAAAAGAGACTCCAAAGAATCTCTTTTACATTATACTTTATAAAAATGTAATTTTTATTTAGCAGGTTTTTTAGGGCTCATCATCATAATCATTCTTTTACCTTCTAATTTCGGTAATTGATCAACTTTTCCAACGTGCTCTAATTCCTGTGCTAATTTTAAAAGAAGAATTTCTCCTTGATCTTTAAATATAATAGAACGTCCTTTAAAGAAAACATAAGTCTTTAATTTAGAACCTTCTTCTAAGAATTTTTCGGCGTGTTTCTTTTTGAAATCGTAATCATGCTCATCGGTTTGAGGACCGAATCTGATTTCTTTTACGACAACTTTAACTTGTTTCGCTTTTAACTCTTTCTGTTTTTTCTTTTGCTCATAAAGAAACTTTTTATAATCCAGAATTCTGGAAATAAAAGGTTCTGCTTTATCTGAAATAACCACTAAATCCAATTCTTGATCTTTAGCTATTTCTAGAGCTTTTTCTAGCGGATAAACGCCAGGTTCCACATTATCACCTACCAAACGAACTTCTCTCGCACGGATCTTTTGATTGATCTGGTGCAAATCTTCTTGAACTCGTCTCTGTGGACCTCTACCTCTGTAATGAAATTTTTGTGCTATGGTGTCTTTTTTTAATTGGTTAAATTCTAATTTTCTATATCGTTGCTTCTTTTTTGAAGTAAGTGATAAAGTCCTCTACGCTCATTGCGCCTAAGTCACCTTCACCTCTTCTTCGGACAGAAACTGTTCCTTCAAGTTCTTCATTCTCTCCGACGATAAGCATGAATGGCAGTTTTTTTAATTCCGCATCGCGGATTTTTCTACCAGTCTTCTCACTTCTTTCGTCAATCAGTCCACAAATATCGTGATTTTCCAGCAATTGTGAAACTTTTTTTGCATAATCCGCATATTTTTCACTAATCGGTAAAATGATGAATTGATCCGGAGCCAACCATAATGGGAAATCTCCCGCGGTATTTTCCAACAGAATCGCTATAAACCGCTCCATAGAACCGAACGGCGCCCTATGAATCATTACTGGTCTGTGTTTTTCTCCATCATTTCCGGTGTACCATAGATCAAATCTTTCCGGTAAGTTATAATCAACCTGGATTGTTCCTAACTGCCATTTTCTACCTAATGCATCTTTGACCATGAAATCGAGTTTCGGTCCGTAGAATGCAGCTTCACCGTATTCTACAACATAGTTCAGTCCTTTTTTAATGGCGGCCTGAACGATGGCATCTTCTGCTTTTTTCCAGTTTTCGTCGCTCCCGATATATTTTTCTTTATTGTCAGGATCTCTTAACGAAACCTGAGTTACAAAATCTTCAAAACCTAAAGATTTGAAAACATATAATGTTAAATCAATGACATTTTCGAATTCCGACATTAACTGATCTGGTGTGCAGAAAATATGAGCGTCATCTTGAGTAAATCCACGAACCCTTGTTAATCCATGAAGCTCTCCTGACTGTTCGTAACGGTAAACAGTACCGAATTCTGCAAAACGTTTTGGTAGATCACGGTACGACCATTGACCAACTTTGTAAATTTCACAATGGTGTGGACAGTTCATCGGTTTCAACATAAACTCTTCACCTTCGTTCGGTGTTTTGATGGGTTGAAAACTGTCGGCGCCATATTTATCCCAGTGACCGGAGGTAACATACAATTCTTTAGATCCGATATGTGGCGTCATTACG comes from the Chryseobacterium sp. SNU WT5 genome and includes:
- the hisA gene encoding 1-(5-phosphoribosyl)-5-[(5-phosphoribosylamino)methylideneamino]imidazole-4-carboxamide isomerase codes for the protein MKIIPAIDIIDGKCVRLSKGDYDTKKIYHENPLDIAKEYEAHGIQYLHLVDLDGAKAKTIKNLKTLEMLASQTNLIIDFGGGIKTRESLESAFNAGANQVTIGSIAVENSQLCEEWITEFGAEKLILGADCLDRKIKTSGWLTDSDLDVLDFIQSYQSKGIKEVICTDISKDGMLEGPSFELYQEILKQSEMALIASGGISSVQDLEDLKKVGCSGAIIGKAIYEGKISLKELQKFD
- the hisF gene encoding imidazole glycerol phosphate synthase subunit HisF, yielding MLKKRIIPCLDIKDGKTVKGIQFEDLRIAGDPVELAKKYLKDGADELVFLDITATLENRKTLIELVEKLSLEINIPFTIGGGISSVQDVEALLKAGADKVSINSAAVRRPELVREIAQQFGNQCVVVAIDTKNVNGEDYVFINGGKIQTELKTLDWVKTVNDLGAGEILLTSMDFDGTKNGFDIRMLQNVSEVCQLPIIASGGAGKMEDFTEVFTETKVTGALAASIFHFNEIKITDLKENLKQNKISIR
- the rplT gene encoding 50S ribosomal protein L20 gives rise to the protein MPRSVNAVASRARRKKVIKLAKGFFGRRKNVWTVAKNAVQKAMQYAYRGRKEKKRSFRSLWIMRINAGAREHGMSYSQFMGALKTNNIELNRKVLADLAMNHPEAFKAIVDQVK
- the hisIE gene encoding bifunctional phosphoribosyl-AMP cyclohydrolase/phosphoribosyl-ATP diphosphatase HisIE, with protein sequence MKLDFEKGNGLVPVIIQDDRSQQVLMLGYMNEEALELTQKDGRVHFFSRTKNRIWLKGETSENYLYVKRIQQDCDCDALLIQVKPAGNVCHTGTFSCFEEKKSKGFLYELEETISERIDQKVEKSYTYDLYQRGINKVAQKVGEEAVELVIEAKDNNADLFKNEAADLLYHFLILLKAKSFQLNDIEAILMKRSGK
- the thrS gene encoding threonine--tRNA ligase; protein product: MVKITLPDGSIKEFEGSVTPLEVAKSISEGLARNVISALVNGTQVENTTPITTDATVQLLTWNDDLGKKAFWHSSAHLLAQAIMEFYPEAKLTIGPAIEQGFYYDVDFGEETLSEKDFEKIEKKMLENAKKNATFSLYPVSKADALKEYADNPYKTELISNLNDGEITFCTHDNFTDLCRGGHLPATGIVKAVKILNAAGAYWRGDEKNKQLTRVYAISFPKQKDLTEYLELLEEAKRRDHRKLGKELGIYAFSEKVGAGLPLWLPKGTALRKKLEEFLSAAQKKSGYEFVMTPHIGSKELYVTSGHWDKYGADSFQPIKTPNEGEEFMLKPMNCPHHCEIYKVGQWSYRDLPKRFAEFGTVYRYEQSGELHGLTRVRGFTQDDAHIFCTPDQLMSEFENVIDLTLYVFKSLGFEDFVTQVSLRDPDNKEKYIGSDENWKKAEDAIVQAAIKKGLNYVVEYGEAAFYGPKLDFMVKDALGRKWQLGTIQVDYNLPERFDLWYTGNDGEKHRPVMIHRAPFGSMERFIAILLENTAGDFPLWLAPDQFIILPISEKYADYAKKVSQLLENHDICGLIDERSEKTGRKIRDAELKKLPFMLIVGENEELEGTVSVRRRGEGDLGAMSVEDFITYFKKEATI
- the infC gene encoding translation initiation factor IF-3, with amino-acid sequence MHQINQKIRAREVRLVGDNVEPGVYPLEKALEIAKDQELDLVVISDKAEPFISRILDYKKFLYEQKKKQKELKAKQVKVVVKEIRFGPQTDEHDYDFKKKHAEKFLEEGSKLKTYVFFKGRSIIFKDQGEILLLKLAQELEHVGKVDQLPKLEGKRMIMMMSPKKPAK
- the hisH gene encoding imidazole glycerol phosphate synthase subunit HisH gives rise to the protein MIAIIDYGAGNVKSVENAVRRLGFETITTSDFEEIINAEKVIFPGVGEASTAMKYLKQRNLDTLIPTLKQPFLGICLGQQLLCDFSEEGNTQCLGIFNLKVKEFPATDIVPHMGWNNLQEIKGDLLDGISAGDNFYFVHSYYCEVGANTTSECDYILSFSATLQKDNFYGTQFHPEKSGDVGSKILENFLKLK
- a CDS encoding M28 family peptidase, producing the protein MKSTLLIPMLLIASLGYSQTFIQAYKTRAQLVTQANINTHLSNFASYGIKKTGTTANNNAAAWLQSEYSSFGYTASEITTQNFTYNGNSTKNIIVTKTGTTYPNTFIIICGHYDTVGGVGANDNGSGVSIILEAARILKNVPTEYSIKFINFSGEEQGLLGSQSYVTNVVNATNPKMDIKLVFNIDQVGGKAGANNTNITVDYDDTPYSPNGMYPGYPSSNNAASVVVSNQLKTCMELYSPLTASLFYGERTDYIPFDKNGEIFTGLYETIESARPHTSGDTVVNMDPVYLLKVAQGAIGGLQHFAGASTTVLGTTDVKKELKDRVSIFPNPANDFINIGIDGKGYNSTVTDMSGRTLINSKDEQTINTSKLKTGVYLLTVVEDGQSTTKKFIIKK
- the rpmI gene encoding 50S ribosomal protein L35 gives rise to the protein MPKLKTKSGAKKRFKLTGTGKIKRKGAFKSHILTKKETKQKRNLTQTSYVAEVDKKSVLRQLALK
- a CDS encoding GNAT family N-acetyltransferase, with translation MIPNKIEIIPYSKDLKEAIKILNYGWLEKYFRVEQSDIQSLSNPKEDIIDKGGFIFYAKLNDEIVGTVSLLKKTETIFELGKMAVAEKAQGHKIGTLLLEHCLDFVEQKHVKT